One window from the genome of Nitrospiria bacterium encodes:
- the add gene encoding adenosine deaminase, which yields MGFKKSSQKPSPSLPSRTQRVELHQHVDGSIPVGLAWKLMKRHGLNPVGTMTQMEKLLVLQDREKGSLLSYLDKFHYPLWITQFYENIARVIEAIVEEAYRNQVRLLELRYSPVIHTFAGLTLRQTISAALGGMNRARKRFPIRAGLIVIAMRQHGPHIAKILARAAVSEGQQFHERTGVIGFDVAGAERGNPPALFKDAYAIARTGGLGLTIHAGEDEGPHAVWQAIDELGVTRIGHGCSSVRDKVLLRRLARDKILIECCITSNYQTGAVKRGRPHPIFTFLEYGIPVAICTDNTTVSDTNQALENKSLRHRLSESHLAMIHQNARNYSFIRAD from the coding sequence ATGGGATTTAAAAAATCATCACAGAAGCCCTCGCCCTCCCTTCCGAGCCGCACCCAAAGAGTGGAACTCCACCAGCATGTGGACGGCTCGATTCCGGTCGGCTTGGCCTGGAAGCTGATGAAGCGGCACGGGCTCAATCCGGTCGGGACCATGACCCAGATGGAAAAACTCCTTGTTCTTCAGGATCGGGAGAAGGGAAGCCTGCTCAGTTATTTGGACAAGTTTCATTATCCCCTCTGGATCACCCAATTTTATGAAAACATCGCCCGGGTGATTGAAGCCATAGTTGAAGAAGCTTACCGAAATCAAGTCCGACTCCTCGAACTCCGTTATTCCCCCGTCATCCACACCTTTGCCGGCCTGACCTTGCGACAGACGATCAGCGCCGCCCTGGGCGGGATGAATCGAGCCAGGAAACGATTCCCAATCCGGGCTGGGTTGATCGTGATCGCCATGCGCCAACACGGTCCCCACATCGCCAAGATCCTGGCCCGTGCCGCCGTCTCCGAAGGTCAACAGTTTCATGAACGCACGGGTGTGATCGGGTTTGACGTGGCCGGTGCCGAGCGTGGAAATCCGCCCGCCTTGTTTAAAGACGCCTATGCCATTGCACGAACCGGAGGACTCGGTCTCACCATTCATGCCGGCGAGGACGAGGGACCCCACGCCGTTTGGCAGGCCATCGATGAACTGGGCGTGACCCGAATCGGGCACGGCTGTTCATCGGTGCGTGACAAGGTGCTTTTACGCCGCTTGGCCCGCGACAAGATCCTGATCGAATGCTGCATCACGTCCAATTATCAGACCGGCGCGGTCAAACGCGGTCGCCCCCACCCAATCTTTACATTTCTGGAATACGGTATTCCGGTCGCGATTTGCACCGACAACACAACCGTCTCCGACACCAACCAAGCCCTGGAAAATAAAAGCCTCCGTCACCGGCTTTCCGAATCTCACCTGGCCATGATCCATCAAAACGCCCGCAACTACTCGTTCATCCGCGCGGATTAA
- a CDS encoding multiheme c-type cytochrome has protein sequence MLGGIALVAILLFFVYQKVHSKIIFGLREDFSKAVSYDKPVPGIPGIRAGQCGGCHREIYEEWKTSMHSKAYVDPFFQAYWNKDEHIWICLNCHSPMQPQQPWLIKGLENGKVYKPIKEDNPHYDADFQQEGITCASCHVRDGVIEGPFEGIEAPHPTRYSPRFRSTDICFTCHQVPAGPFQFYNGGPCSTFPEFEAGPYYKEGKICQDCHMPSINRPLVSGGRVRSGRQHLWRGGHFPEMIQRAASVRLTADRSVLQPGQDVTFTLTLTNSGAGHKIPTGDPDRYFTVTFEVVDASGAVIKRQESTMRRWIVWWPVIVEVYENRLSPLMSRDYVFRYWSPRNLQGLTLRASVKYHIMTEAQYRRLQNKFGLSIDVPHVFTIYEQELRLDEPLQVTAVQNERPYHSCQSKKG, from the coding sequence TTGTTAGGGGGTATCGCCCTGGTCGCGATCCTCCTCTTTTTCGTCTATCAGAAGGTCCACTCGAAAATCATCTTCGGTCTTCGCGAAGATTTTTCAAAAGCGGTTTCGTATGACAAACCCGTACCGGGAATTCCCGGAATCCGGGCGGGGCAGTGCGGGGGCTGCCACAGAGAAATCTATGAAGAATGGAAAACGTCCATGCACTCGAAGGCCTATGTCGATCCATTCTTTCAGGCCTACTGGAACAAGGACGAGCATATCTGGATCTGCTTGAACTGCCACTCGCCCATGCAACCGCAGCAGCCTTGGCTGATCAAGGGGCTTGAAAACGGAAAGGTCTACAAGCCGATTAAGGAGGATAATCCTCATTACGATGCCGATTTTCAACAAGAGGGCATCACCTGTGCTTCTTGTCATGTGCGTGACGGTGTGATCGAGGGACCGTTTGAGGGCATCGAAGCCCCTCATCCAACGCGATACTCTCCGCGTTTCCGATCCACGGATATATGTTTCACCTGCCACCAGGTCCCCGCCGGGCCCTTTCAATTCTACAACGGCGGTCCTTGTTCGACTTTTCCTGAATTCGAGGCCGGCCCGTATTATAAAGAAGGGAAGATCTGTCAGGATTGCCACATGCCGAGCATCAACCGCCCGTTGGTATCGGGGGGCCGGGTCCGGTCAGGCCGACAGCATCTCTGGCGGGGCGGACATTTTCCTGAAATGATCCAGCGGGCCGCGTCGGTCCGGCTTACGGCCGACCGAAGCGTTTTGCAGCCGGGGCAGGATGTAACATTTACCTTAACCTTGACCAACAGCGGGGCCGGTCACAAAATCCCAACGGGCGATCCGGACCGGTACTTTACCGTGACCTTCGAGGTCGTGGATGCGTCGGGAGCGGTGATTAAACGCCAGGAGAGCACCATGAGGCGCTGGATCGTATGGTGGCCGGTTATTGTGGAGGTTTATGAAAATCGCCTCAGTCCGTTAATGAGTCGGGATTATGTGTTTCGATATTGGTCGCCGAGAAACCTTCAAGGGTTGACGTTGAGAGCATCGGTAAAATACCATATCATGACCGAGGCTCAGTACCGGCGCCTTCAGAACAAGTTCGGTCTCTCCATCGACGTTCCGCATGTGTTTACGATTTATGAGCAGGAATTACGGTTGGACGAGCCCCTCCAGGTCACTGCCGTTCAAAACGAACGACCCTATCACTCTTGCCAAAGTAAGAAAGGATGA
- a CDS encoding FIST N-terminal domain-containing protein: MSPQKAAREAARMAMKRAGMNRADLVLVFASVSYHPYYPLLLKALRNEIETAHLLGCSGFGVITTDGEWENEPAVAVMILASDTVTASPFLFHPLQGQAELIGRTIGGMTLTDRKDGAYSSIGVLLPDSYNFQPKPFFHGVTSANEKAVLIGGGASEDGSLMQTLQIYQDQVLSDAVTGFVLNGSFTHTIGLSQACHPVGNPMMVTRARHNTIYELAGRAALDCYSGLFTNIPTQAIREATGLIFIGFPADVTESRFHRGSYLVRSVVGVDPVERSITVPEAVEEGQVVSFMIREPTQAMHDMESMVSDLAKIHRDRPPAFAMYFDCCGRGRSLYGKTGVDLSIIKKHFGEIPLIGFLSYSEIAPIHGVPHFHNYSGILVLISE, encoded by the coding sequence ATGTCGCCCCAAAAGGCGGCCCGTGAGGCGGCCCGGATGGCCATGAAACGCGCCGGTATGAACAGGGCCGATTTGGTTCTTGTGTTTGCCTCGGTATCTTATCACCCTTACTATCCCCTGCTCCTCAAGGCGCTTCGAAACGAAATCGAAACCGCCCATCTCCTCGGTTGCAGTGGATTCGGTGTGATCACAACCGATGGCGAGTGGGAAAACGAGCCTGCGGTCGCGGTCATGATTCTGGCCTCTGATACCGTTACGGCATCACCGTTTCTCTTTCATCCTCTCCAGGGCCAGGCGGAGCTGATCGGCCGAACCATTGGCGGTATGACCCTCACAGACCGTAAAGACGGCGCTTATTCTTCCATCGGCGTCCTTCTTCCCGATTCATACAACTTCCAACCCAAACCGTTCTTCCATGGAGTCACCAGCGCCAACGAAAAGGCCGTCCTGATCGGGGGAGGGGCTTCGGAAGACGGCAGCTTGATGCAGACCCTCCAGATCTATCAAGATCAGGTATTGTCCGATGCGGTGACGGGCTTTGTCCTGAACGGCTCCTTCACCCACACGATCGGTCTCAGCCAGGCCTGCCATCCTGTCGGAAATCCGATGATGGTGACCCGTGCGCGTCACAACACCATTTATGAACTGGCCGGCCGCGCGGCGCTCGACTGTTATTCGGGTTTGTTTACCAATATACCGACGCAGGCAATTCGCGAAGCGACCGGTCTTATTTTCATCGGGTTTCCGGCCGATGTCACCGAGTCACGATTCCATCGGGGGTCGTACCTTGTCCGAAGCGTGGTTGGAGTGGATCCGGTGGAAAGAAGCATCACCGTGCCCGAAGCGGTGGAGGAAGGCCAGGTGGTATCTTTCATGATACGCGAACCCACCCAAGCCATGCACGACATGGAATCCATGGTTTCGGACCTGGCCAAAATCCATCGCGACCGTCCACCTGCTTTCGCCATGTATTTCGACTGCTGCGGGCGGGGCCGATCTCTATACGGCAAAACGGGGGTCGATCTCTCCATTATTAAAAAACACTTTGGTGAGATTCCGTTGATCGGCTTCTTGAGCTATTCCGAGATTGCTCCGATCCACGGCGTTCCTCATTTTCACAATTACTCCGGGATTCTGGTCCTGATCAGTGAATGA
- a CDS encoding ChaN family lipoprotein, whose protein sequence is MGTLKPGTILHLPTGIEVTKEQMFHILSSSRIVYVGETHTNLEDHQVELEVLQGLWKQFPGQWVVGMEMFQKPSQDQLNRWSHGQMDEKEFIKVWYDNWDQSYNYYRAILRYSRDKKIPLIALNAPDELVHEIMKKGTEGLSENLEKELPEMDREDPYHRNSLKAVFGGHAHGDEGFERFYETMLIWDETMAQTISTYLSSPEGRGKKMVVFTGGFHVNYGFGVPRRVFRRLPEPYEIVMPYTEEVPESRKDLLMDVQPVSIPLYLADFVWADGYKDLEDQSVHLGVQVDKTEKGVTVRKVMPDSTALKTGIREGDIIVSFDGQSILEPSDLIHLMSFKQPGDHAILKILRGAQALNFEAQFGSEKKIQSH, encoded by the coding sequence TTGGGAACTCTCAAACCAGGGACGATACTTCATCTGCCCACCGGCATCGAGGTTACCAAGGAACAGATGTTTCATATCCTGTCCAGTTCACGGATCGTCTATGTGGGAGAAACCCATACCAATCTTGAAGATCATCAAGTGGAACTGGAGGTCTTGCAGGGACTGTGGAAGCAGTTTCCGGGACAATGGGTTGTTGGGATGGAGATGTTCCAAAAGCCGTCTCAGGATCAATTGAACCGATGGAGCCATGGTCAAATGGATGAAAAAGAATTTATCAAAGTCTGGTATGACAATTGGGATCAGTCCTACAATTATTATCGTGCGATTCTCCGCTACAGTCGCGACAAGAAAATTCCTTTGATCGCTCTGAATGCACCCGATGAACTGGTCCACGAGATCATGAAGAAGGGGACGGAAGGGTTGTCGGAAAACCTGGAAAAAGAGCTGCCCGAAATGGATCGTGAGGATCCATACCATCGAAACTCCCTCAAGGCGGTGTTTGGGGGCCATGCGCACGGGGATGAGGGTTTCGAGCGGTTTTACGAAACAATGTTGATTTGGGATGAAACGATGGCACAAACCATCTCAACCTATCTCTCCAGTCCCGAGGGACGTGGAAAAAAAATGGTCGTCTTTACGGGAGGGTTCCACGTCAACTATGGATTCGGAGTACCGCGAAGAGTGTTCCGGCGACTGCCGGAACCCTATGAGATCGTCATGCCATACACGGAGGAGGTGCCGGAAAGTCGAAAGGACCTACTTATGGACGTTCAACCGGTCTCCATTCCGCTCTACCTCGCCGATTTTGTGTGGGCCGACGGTTATAAAGATTTGGAGGACCAGAGCGTCCATTTGGGCGTCCAGGTTGACAAAACCGAGAAAGGCGTGACGGTTCGCAAAGTGATGCCTGATTCAACCGCCTTGAAAACCGGTATTCGGGAGGGAGATATTATTGTTTCGTTTGATGGTCAATCGATCCTTGAACCTTCCGATCTGATTCATCTTATGAGTTTCAAACAGCCGGGTGACCATGCGATCCTTAAAATTCTTCGGGGAGCACA
- a CDS encoding class I SAM-dependent methyltransferase, with protein sequence MPNHEVALAYKRLTEDYDRIIERQPFFINAYRLYDKLLHQILDGRRYKKILDLGCGNAAQTVRLARHGDEVIGVDIAEDLLSVARERCRDFPHVRFVKEDARKLPFPDQYFDCVISYGDVLSHITDGYDQALSEISRVSITDALISFEVDNKWNAGLLYKPRELWDAIRSRGRGHDTREWEGMRFKAFTHRELAALLKPHGFKITGYHGHNILASFIPDRYVLEQDHRTIWGRLAIWLGTIDLAVSGIFPFNRLGFNIMVIARRR encoded by the coding sequence TTGCCGAATCACGAAGTGGCGTTGGCCTATAAGCGTCTCACCGAGGATTATGACCGAATCATCGAACGTCAACCCTTCTTTATAAACGCCTATCGCCTCTATGACAAGCTCCTGCATCAGATCCTGGATGGAAGACGGTACAAAAAAATTTTAGACCTCGGGTGCGGGAACGCGGCCCAGACGGTTCGACTGGCCCGTCACGGCGATGAGGTTATCGGGGTCGACATCGCCGAAGACCTCTTGTCCGTTGCAAGAGAGCGCTGCCGCGACTTTCCCCACGTTCGTTTCGTGAAGGAAGATGCGCGAAAACTGCCCTTTCCCGACCAGTACTTCGATTGCGTCATTTCCTACGGTGACGTCCTGAGCCATATCACGGATGGATATGATCAAGCCCTGTCCGAGATCAGCCGCGTCTCAATCACCGACGCCTTGATCTCCTTCGAAGTGGATAATAAATGGAATGCCGGGCTTCTTTATAAACCCCGTGAGCTTTGGGATGCGATCCGAAGTCGGGGCCGGGGTCACGATACCCGGGAATGGGAGGGCATGCGGTTTAAGGCCTTTACCCATCGTGAACTGGCGGCTCTCCTGAAACCGCATGGTTTTAAGATCACCGGGTATCACGGCCATAATATCCTGGCCTCTTTCATTCCGGACCGCTACGTACTGGAACAGGACCACCGGACGATTTGGGGGCGACTGGCGATATGGCTTGGTACGATTGACCTGGCGGTCTCCGGGATATTCCCATTTAATCGTCTCGGGTTTAATATCATGGTGATCGCCCGGAGGAGATAG
- a CDS encoding CBS domain-containing protein: MDFLNMLVNKKVETIDHDAVLKAAAQRMRDRRIGSLIVTRSGQEVGIISETDLARKAVAEGLNPEKAYVSSIMSSPIISIEITESPERANDLMKDKGIRHLGITEKGKLIGIISVRDLLRYFKVYYDGIGSLKSKK, from the coding sequence ATGGACTTTTTGAATATGCTTGTTAATAAAAAGGTGGAGACGATCGATCACGACGCGGTCCTGAAAGCCGCGGCCCAGAGGATGCGGGACCGCCGAATCGGTTCCCTTATCGTGACCCGGAGCGGTCAGGAGGTCGGGATCATCAGTGAAACGGACCTGGCCCGAAAGGCCGTTGCGGAAGGGCTCAACCCCGAGAAAGCCTATGTTTCGTCCATTATGAGCAGCCCGATTATTTCGATCGAAATCACCGAATCCCCGGAGCGGGCCAACGATTTAATGAAAGATAAAGGGATCCGGCATTTGGGTATTACAGAGAAAGGGAAGTTGATCGGAATTATATCCGTGCGCGACCTGCTGAGGTATTTCAAGGTATATTACGACGGAATCGGAAGCCTGAAATCCAAGAAATAG
- a CDS encoding LuxR C-terminal-related transcriptional regulator, translated as MDLLEVANRRSVPGILVFNHRQEPVFFNPVALGILSKVNGNHSDSDHLMMGVTIPKEIFNLYENLKKSYLACRDDHQAQVAPQISLFSTQDAMYCCRGFPLNGDDAQAGQAFHIMMLIEKVSQHRQIDLEKLRSRFQLTNRQMEIVKHLFSGLTNKRIADALCVSEDTIKGHLKHIMRRLKVNSRTEILSIILQL; from the coding sequence ATGGATCTTCTCGAGGTTGCAAACAGGCGCTCAGTGCCTGGTATTCTTGTCTTCAACCATCGTCAAGAACCTGTTTTTTTTAATCCGGTCGCGTTAGGAATCCTTTCCAAAGTAAACGGAAACCATTCGGACTCCGATCATCTTATGATGGGTGTTACGATCCCAAAAGAAATTTTTAATTTGTACGAAAATCTTAAAAAGAGTTATTTGGCATGTCGCGATGATCATCAGGCTCAGGTCGCCCCTCAAATTTCCTTGTTTTCGACCCAGGATGCGATGTATTGTTGTAGAGGGTTCCCTCTCAACGGCGATGACGCTCAAGCGGGGCAGGCTTTTCATATCATGATGTTGATCGAGAAGGTTTCGCAACATCGACAAATTGATCTGGAAAAATTAAGAAGCCGCTTTCAATTAACCAATCGCCAAATGGAAATTGTTAAACACCTTTTTTCCGGATTGACCAATAAGCGAATCGCCGATGCTCTTTGTGTTTCTGAAGATACGATCAAAGGGCATTTAAAACACATCATGAGGCGATTAAAAGTCAATTCAAGGACCGAAATTCTTTCCATCATCCTTCAACTTTGA
- a CDS encoding MBL fold metallo-hydrolase — MKKTSDIDGPALFLHQVELGPMQNFVYLIGCEKTREAAVVDPAWDVQAILTIAKNHRFQIKTILLTHTHFDHINGVEELLKQTDARVFVHKKEAAALRYGGGNIKKIESGDAVKVGDLNVTFIHTPGHTPGSQCFYVEGRLITGDTLFINGCGRCDLPGGSPEEMFQSLTGTLKRLEDHIKVYPGHHYAPVPVSTLGDEKRQNPFLTSASLEEFLRRTMGR, encoded by the coding sequence ATGAAGAAAACATCCGATATAGACGGGCCGGCCCTGTTTCTGCATCAGGTGGAACTCGGTCCGATGCAGAATTTTGTTTACTTGATCGGCTGTGAGAAAACCCGCGAAGCGGCGGTGGTGGATCCGGCGTGGGATGTGCAGGCCATCCTCACGATCGCGAAGAATCATCGGTTCCAGATCAAGACGATCCTTCTGACCCATACTCATTTTGACCATATCAACGGCGTGGAAGAGCTTCTAAAGCAGACGGATGCCCGCGTCTTCGTCCATAAGAAAGAGGCGGCGGCGCTTCGGTATGGCGGGGGCAATATCAAGAAAATCGAGAGCGGGGATGCGGTCAAGGTGGGCGATTTGAACGTCACGTTCATCCATACTCCCGGTCACACCCCGGGTTCACAGTGTTTCTATGTGGAGGGGCGATTGATCACCGGGGATACGCTCTTCATCAACGGCTGCGGACGATGCGATCTGCCGGGAGGAAGCCCGGAAGAGATGTTTCAAAGCCTGACGGGTACCCTTAAACGGTTGGAGGACCACATCAAGGTTTATCCCGGGCATCATTATGCTCCGGTGCCGGTCTCGACCCTCGGCGACGAAAAACGCCAAAACCCATTTCTAACCAGCGCTTCCCTTGAGGAATTCCTTCGACGGACGATGGGACGCTGA
- a CDS encoding MFS transporter — protein sequence MTPPVSRRSFTAFWTSSTYFAEGLPYSVVHQISAQFFTASGASLQAIGLTSLYGLAWNLKFLWSPLIDVFSNKKSWLVGFELLIALAIAFLTWPAMNFDLALAAKIFLIVAFLAATHDIAVDGYYIQSLNDVDQAAFSGVRVAAYKIALLVGNGALVVLAGMVSWEICFLTAGGIMVVLGLVHHLRLQEVRVHRNVWKVSVIAEAFITYLRQPHIVMILSFILLFRAGDAMMFAMATPLLRDLGYDTAARGFLSGTLGTVTSIAGALVGGGAISRLGLRRCLFPFTLAQSLAIPAYAWMAYEKPGLLGVSLVIAFEQIAAGLGTAALLVFLMQRCRREFQATHFAIGSALMSVPATLAGGVSGFVAAGVGFTAFFLIAFVTSWPGLLLAWLMPARVHHY from the coding sequence ATGACGCCCCCTGTTTCCCGCCGTTCATTTACGGCTTTTTGGACTTCGAGTACTTATTTTGCCGAAGGCCTGCCTTACTCGGTCGTTCATCAAATCTCTGCTCAGTTTTTTACCGCATCCGGCGCCAGTCTTCAGGCGATAGGATTGACCTCCCTCTATGGCTTGGCGTGGAACTTGAAATTTTTATGGAGTCCGCTGATCGATGTTTTCAGTAATAAAAAGAGTTGGCTTGTCGGGTTCGAATTATTGATTGCGCTGGCCATCGCCTTTCTGACCTGGCCGGCCATGAATTTCGATTTGGCTCTGGCGGCCAAGATATTTTTGATCGTTGCATTTTTGGCCGCCACCCATGACATTGCCGTGGACGGTTATTATATTCAATCGTTAAACGACGTGGATCAGGCGGCCTTTTCCGGCGTCCGGGTGGCCGCCTACAAGATCGCTTTATTGGTAGGCAACGGCGCCCTTGTGGTGTTGGCCGGCATGGTTTCATGGGAGATCTGTTTCTTGACGGCCGGAGGGATTATGGTCGTTCTGGGTCTGGTCCATCATCTTCGCTTACAGGAAGTCCGGGTACATAGAAATGTTTGGAAGGTTTCGGTGATCGCGGAGGCCTTTATAACATACCTGCGACAACCGCACATTGTGATGATTCTTTCCTTCATCCTCCTGTTTCGTGCCGGAGATGCAATGATGTTTGCGATGGCCACGCCACTTTTGAGGGACCTGGGATACGACACCGCCGCGCGTGGATTTTTATCCGGCACGCTGGGCACCGTCACAAGCATCGCGGGCGCATTGGTCGGCGGGGGGGCCATCAGCCGCCTTGGATTGCGCCGCTGCCTTTTTCCCTTTACCCTTGCACAAAGTTTGGCGATTCCGGCGTACGCATGGATGGCTTACGAAAAACCTGGTTTGTTGGGGGTGAGTTTGGTGATTGCCTTTGAACAAATTGCGGCCGGTCTCGGCACCGCGGCACTTCTCGTATTTTTAATGCAGCGTTGTCGACGGGAATTTCAAGCCACCCACTTTGCGATCGGTTCGGCGTTGATGTCCGTGCCGGCTACGCTGGCCGGAGGCGTTAGCGGCTTCGTGGCGGCCGGCGTCGGTTTTACCGCATTCTTTTTAATCGCTTTTGTGACCTCATGGCCCGGCTTGTTGCTCGCATGGCTGATGCCAGCCCGAGTTCATCATTATTGA
- a CDS encoding antibiotic biosynthesis monooxygenase, whose protein sequence is MIVVANRMRVVKGREHEFERQFLGRPKLADMMPGFIRNEFLKPLNNDYYIVLSYWESREDYEAWLKSEGHQKSQARKTNRDLLAGPIQLDLHEVIGISERVREM, encoded by the coding sequence ATGATCGTAGTTGCCAACCGGATGCGGGTCGTCAAAGGCCGTGAACATGAATTTGAAAGACAGTTCCTCGGGAGACCCAAGCTGGCCGATATGATGCCGGGTTTTATTCGGAATGAATTTCTAAAGCCCCTCAACAACGACTATTACATTGTGTTGAGTTATTGGGAAAGCCGCGAAGACTACGAAGCCTGGTTGAAGAGCGAAGGCCATCAGAAAAGTCAGGCGCGCAAGACCAATCGCGATCTTCTGGCCGGACCGATTCAGCTCGATCTTCATGAAGTGATCGGGATATCGGAACGCGTGCGGGAGATGTGA